The Hevea brasiliensis isolate MT/VB/25A 57/8 chromosome 1, ASM3005281v1, whole genome shotgun sequence genome has a window encoding:
- the LOC110645392 gene encoding CO(2)-response secreted protease: MASPSPLQLLFFLSLPWLLITPTSSNQIPQKYVVYMGSSSNGNGGDARIAESAHLQTLSSIVPSHESERISLIHHYNHAFNGFSAMLTQSEASELSGHDGVVSVFQDPTLQLHTTRSWEFLEGKSGMQSSYKYPHVSSDVIIGVIDTGIWPESPSFSDHGIGEIPSRWKGICMEGHDFKKFHCNKKLIGARYYDAILRTYKNNKTYVAKPGGSPRDYIGHGTHTTSIAGGARVANVSYYGLAEGTARGGSPSTRLAIYKACTLDGCSGSTILKAIDDAIKDGVDIISISIGMNSIFQSDYINDPIAIGAFHAQQMGIMVICSGGNDGPDPYTIVNSAPWIFTVAASNIDRDFQSTVLLGNGKTFKGSAINFSNLTRSRTYPLVFGEDAAAKFTPVSEARNCHPGSLNGQKVAGKIVVCIDNDFRIPRQIKKLVVEDARAKGLILINEDEKAVPFDSGVFPFAEVGNIAGAQLLQYINSTKNPTATILPAVDVPHYKPAPVVAYFSSRGPGQLTENILKPDIMAPGVAIIAAMIPKNESGSVPIGKKPSGYAIKSGTSMACPHVTGAAAFIKSIHREWSSSMIKSALMTTATVYNNLGKPLTNSSHSNSNPHEMGVGEINPLKALNPGLVFETITEDYLQFLCYFGYSEKKIRSMANKNFNCPRISFEKLISNINYPSISISKLDRHQAAQTIKRSVTNVGSPNATYIARVQAPEGLVVKVLPKKLVFKEGLSRISFNVSFNGRMAPSGYNFGSVTWVDGSHSVHLVFTVNVE; encoded by the exons ATGGCCTCTCCTTCTCCTCTCCAACTTCTCTTCTTCCTCTCTTTACCTTGGCTTCTTATCACTCCCACTTCATCAAATCAAATTCCTCAG AAATATGTTGTTTACATGGGAAGTTCATCTAATGGAAATGGAGGAGATGCTAGAATTGCAGAATCAGCTCATTTGCAGACATTATCCTCCATTGTACCAAG TCATGAAAGTGAAAGAATATCTCTAATCCATCATTATAATCATGCTTTCAATGGGTTCTCTGCCATGCTTACACAGAGTGAAGCTTCTGAATTGTCTG GCCATGATGGAGTTGTATCAGTGTTCCAAGATCCAACTCTTCAACTCCACACCACACGTTCTTGGGAATTCTTGGAGGGAAAATCAGGCATGCAATCCAGCTACAAGTATCCTCATGTATCAAGTGATGTAATTATTGGGGTCATTGACAcag GCATATGGCCCGAGTCTCCAAGTTTCAGTGACCATGGAATTGGAGAAATCCCTTCTAGATGGAAAGGAATTTGCATGGAAGGACATGATTTCAAGAAATTCCACTGCAATAA GAAGCTGATAGGAGCAAGATACTATGACGCAATCCTGAGAACCTACAAAAATAACAAGACCTATGTGGCCAAACCAGGAGGCTCACCAAGGGACTATATTGGGCATGGCACCCACACCACATCTATAGCAGGTGGGGCTCGAGTAGCTAATGTAAGTTACTATGGCCTAGCAGAAGGCACAGCTAGGGGTGGATCTCCTTCAACTAGGTTAGCAATCTACAAAGCCTGCACATTAGATGGTTGCTCTGGCTCCACCATCTTGAAGGCAATTGATGATGCAATTAAGGATGGAGTTGATATAATTTCTATTTCTATTGGGATGAACTCAATTTTTCAATCTGATTACATTAATGACCCCATAGCAATTGGTGCATTTCACGCACAACAAATGGGTATCATGGTAATTTGCTCTGGTGGTAATGATGGACCTGATCCTTACACTATTGTCAACTCTGCTCCTTGGATTTTTACTGTTGCAGCTTCTAATATTGATAGAGATTTCCAATCCACTGTCCTTCTTGGAAATGGGAAGACTTTCAAA GGATCTGCCATTAATTTCTCAAACCTCACTCGCTCAAGGACTTATCCTCTAGTGTTTGGAGAGGATGCTGCTGCCAAGTTTACCCCAGTTTCGGAAGCAAG GAATTGCCATCCAGGATCATTAAATGGACAGAAAGTTGCTGGCAAGATTGTGGTTTGCATTGACAATGATTTTAGAATTCCTAGACAAATCAAGAAATTAGTTGTAGAAGATGCCAGAGCCAAAGGGTTGATTTTGATCAATGAGGATGAGAAAGCTGTACCCTTTGATTCTGGTGTTTTTCCATTTGCAGAAGTTGGCAATATTGCAGGAGCTCAGCTCCTTCAATACATAAATTCTACCAA AAATCCAACCGCAACAATCCTTCCAGCAGTTGATGTTCCGCACTACAAACCAGCACCAGTTGTTGCATATTTCTCTTCCAGGGGCCCTGGACAGCTTACAGAAAACATTCTGAAG CCAGATATAATGGCTCCAGGAGTTGCCATAATTGCTGCCATGATTCCCAAAAATGAATCAGGAAGTGTTCCAATTGGAAAGAAGCCATCAGGATATGCTATAAAATCTGGGACATCAATGGCTTGCCCTCATGTAACAGGAGCTGCTGCATTCATCAAATCCATTCACCGCGAGTGGAGTTCTTCCATGATCAAATCTGCTCTTATGACAACAG CCACTGTCTACAACAACTTGGGGAAACCCTTGACAAACAGCTCACATTCAAATTCAAATCCACATGAGATGGGGGTTGGAGAGATAAACCCACTCAAAGCTCTTAATCCAGGATTAGTTTTCGAAACAATAACAGAAGATTATCTTCAATTCCTTTGTTATTTTGGGTACTCAGAGAAGAAGATTAGATCCATGGCGAACAAAAACTTCAACTGCCCAAGAATCAGCTTTGAAAAACTCATCTCCAATATTAATTACCCATCAATCTCCATTAGCAAACTTGATAGACACCAAGCTGCACAGACCATAAAAAGAAGTGTAACAAATGTGGGATCCCCAAATGCTACATACATAGCTAGAGTGCAAGCTCCAGAGGGACTAGTTGTGAAGGTGTTACCAAAGAAGCTTGTTTTCAAGGAGGGCTTATCAAGAATCTCTTTCAATGTTTCCTTCAATGGCAGAATGGCTCCTAGTGGATACAACTTTGGGTCTGTGACATGGGTTGATGGCAGCCATTCTGTTCATCTAGTGTTTACAGTAAATGTTGAATAG
- the LOC110645389 gene encoding histone-lysine N-methyltransferase, H3 lysine-9 specific SUVH3, which translates to MEGGSGNNSAPPSTTFDKSKVLDVKPLRTLVPVFPSSPQTPPFVCAPPSGPFPTGFTPFYPFNGPQPNPPDLNQQTHTPAPLRSFRAPLSNGEVSRDGNADGSIDAPTKRPVGRPRSTSSQKKAKKDLDVALSVANTKFVVGISFSQKQDGDREVVNSVRMRFDALRRRLSRLEDPKESVSRADLKAGKILMKKGARTNARKRVGVVPGVEIGDIFFFRIEMLLVGLHAQSMAGIDCMVVRGEIEDLLAVSIVSSGGYDDEAEDKDVLIYSGHGGNVNSNKKDKQIADQKLERGNLAMERSLHRNNEVRVIRGMKDSISATAKVYVYDGLYRIQESWVEKGKSGCNIFKYKLLRLPGQPSAFAVWKSIQQWREGFSSRVGLILPDLTSGAESIPVSLVNDVDEEKGPAYFTYVATVKYIKPFKLMEPSYGCNCRSACAPGDLNCSCNRKNGGDFPYTANGVLVSRRPLVHECGPTCPCIPNCKNRVSQTGLKVRLEVFKTKDRGWGLRSWDPIRAGTFICEYSGEVIEKVKTRQDGEGEDDDYVFDTTRVYEPFKWNCEPGIVEEDNNDTTEEYNIPSPLIISAKNAGNVARFMNHSCNPNVFWQPVAYEQNNESYVRIAFFALRHIPPMTELTYDYGTTCTDEADGNNALHGKKKCLCGSPRCRGHFG; encoded by the coding sequence ATGGAAGGAGGATCTGGTAACAATTCTGCACCTCCTTCGACTACGTTTGACAAATCAAAAGTTTTGGACGTCAAACCGCTGCGTACTTTGGTACCTGTGTTTCCATCGAGCCCTCAGACTCCGCCGTTTGTTTGTGCACCTCCTTCTGGCCCTTTTCCAACTGGGTTTACCCCGTTTTACCCTTTTAATGGACCGCAACCCAACCCTCCTGACCTCAACCAACAGACCCACACTCCAGCGCCACTTCGATCTTTCCGGGCCCCCCTGTCTAATGGAGAGGTGTCTAGAGATGGGAACGCAGATGGTTCCATTGATGCCCCAACAAAGCGCCCTGTGGGGCGGCCAAGGTCTACCTCGTCTCAAAAGAAAGCCAAGAAAGACCTGGATGTTGCCTTGTCTGTTGCTAATACCAAGTTCGTTGtggggatttctttctctcagaagCAGGATGGTGATAGGGAAGTGGTAAATAGTGTGCGAATGAGGTTTGATGCCCTTAGGAGAAGGCTTAGCCGATTAGAGGATCCCAAGGAATCTGTTAGCCGTGCAGATTTGAAAGCGGGAAAGATTCTGATGAAGAAAGGGGCGAGGACAAATGCGAGAAAGAGAGTTGGAGTGGTTCCTGGAGTTGAAATTGGGGATATTTTCTTTTTCCGAATAGAGATGTTGTTGGTTGGGTTGCATGCCCAGTCCATGGCTGGGATTGATTGCATGGTTGTGAGAGGTGAAATAGAAGATCTTCTGGCTGTAAGCATTGTCTCCTCTGGTGGGTATGATGATGAGGCAGAGGATAAGGATGTTTTGATTTATAGTGGGCATGGGGGCAATGTCAACAGTAACAAGAAGGATAAGCAAATAGCTGATCAGAAGCTTGAGAGGGGTAACCTTGCAATGGAGAGGAGCTTGCACCGTAACAATGAAGTGAGAGTCATTCGGGGTATGAAGGATTCCATTAGTGCAACAGCAAAGGTCTATGTGTATGATGGGCTATATAGGATCCAGGAGTCATGGGTGGAAAAGGGGAAATCTGGTTGCAATATATTCAAGTATAAGCTGCTTAGGTTGCCTGGGCAGCCAAGTGCTTTTGCTGTTTGGAAATCAATTCAGCAGTGGCGTGAAGGGTTTTCTTCAAGGGTTGGTCTAATTCTGCCAGACCTCACTTCGGGGGCCGAAAGTATCCCTGTTTCACTCGTTAATGATGTTGATGAAGAGAAGGGACCTGCCTACTTCACATATGTTGCTACTGTCAAGTATATTAAACCATTTAAATTGATGGAGCCTTCTTATGGATGCAACTGTCGTAGTGCGTGTGCCCCAGGTGATCTGAACTGCTCTTGCAATAGGAAAAATGGAGGTGACTTCCCTTATACTGCCAACGGGGTTCTAGTTAGCCGGAGGCCGTTGGTTCATGAATGTGGTCCCACATGTCCATGCATTCCCAACTGTAAGAACCGGGTTTCACAAACTGGTTTAAAGGTTCGCTTGGAAGTGTTTAAAACAAAGGACAGAGGTTGGGGACTGCGGTCATGGGATCCTATTCGTGCTGGCACTTTTATTTGTGAATATTCTGGTGAAGTCATAGAAAAAGTGAAGACAAGGCAGGATGGTGAAGGTGAAGATGATGATTATGTGTTTGATACAACACGTGTTTATGAGCCAttcaaatggaattgtgaacctGGAATTGTAGAGGAGGATAATAATGACACCACTGAGGAATACAACATCCCTTCTCCGCTAATCATAAGTGCCAAGAATGCTGGAAATGTAGCTCGATTTATGAATCATAGTTGCAATCCAAATGTTTTTTGGCAACCAGTTGCATATGAACAAAACAATGAATCCTATGTCCGCATTGCATTTTTTGCATTGAGACACATCCCCCCTATGACAGAGTTGACTTATGACTATGGGACTACCTGCACAGATGAGGCTGATGGTAATAATGCACTTCATGGGAAAAAGAAATGTTTATGTGGATCACCAAGATGCCGGGGTCATTTTGGTTGA
- the LOC110645394 gene encoding CO(2)-response secreted protease isoform X1 yields MASFLLLLLFSFMSCPIFSSSAPLQTTKPYIVYMGSSWNDQKTEVGARIAESAHLHLLSSIIPSQKSERISLIHSYHHAFNGFSAMLTEDEASLLSDHPEVLCVFPNSVLQLHTTRSWDFLDAQSGIGSRLGYYQHHHSSHDVIIGIIDTGIWPESPSFNDDHMGQIPSRWKGVCMDGSDFKKSNCNRKLIGARYYNFPGSPRDISGHGTHTASTAAGLAVANASFYGLARGTARGGAPSARIASYNICSERAGCTADAMLKAIDDAIEDGVDVISISMGSDIQLGFLQDPVAIGAFHAEQMGVMVICSAGNDGPDAYTVSHTAPWILTVAASSIDRDFQSRVMLGNGRTIEGSAINFSNLTRSKMYPLALGENVASNNTLVSDARNCVPGSLDSKKASGKIIVCVTSNKTIWKEDRAYAAESVKARGLILVGENVEGYLYKAGSFPFTEVEKHAGYKIFNYIKSSKKPVATILPSVDVLGIRPSPVVASFSSRGPGNLTENILKPDIMAPGVHILAAIPPLSDEPGLPIGKKPSKFGIKSGTSMACPHVSGAAAFIKSVHPNWSTSMIRSALMTTATISNNMEKPLTNTSGYPASPHEAGVGEISPARALDPGLVFETTEEDYLNFLCYYGYSETKVKKMTKTKFKCPKGSSKELITSSINHPSISVGKLDQKHPAQIIRRKMTNVGSTNASYYSRVYASRGLTVNVSPKKISFNESKRKAWFRVLFDGRKAPKGYHFGYVMWSDGHHRARIVFAVNVH; encoded by the exons ATGGCTTCATTTCTGCTACTGCTTCTTTTTTCCTTTATGTCATGCCCCATCTTTTCTTCCTCAGCACCACTTCAAACCACCAAG CCCTATATTGTTTATATGGGAAGTTCATGGAATGATCAGAAGACAGAAGTAGGTGCCAGAATTGCAGAATCAGCCCATTTGCATTTGTTGTCATCCATTATACCCAG CCAAAAGAGTGAAAGAATATCTTTGATCCATTCTTATCACCATGCTTTTAATGGGTTCTCTGCAATGCTTACTGAGGATGAAGCTTCCTTGTTATCTg ACCATCCTGAGGTCCTTTGTGTCTTTCCTAATTCGGTTCTTCAACTCCATACAACTCGTTCTTGGGATTTCTTGGATGCTCAATCTGGCATTGGATCAAGGCTTGGTTATTATCAACACCATCACTCATCACATGATGTTATAATCGGAATAATAGACACAG GCATATGGCCTGAGTCTCCAAGTTTTAATGATGACCACATGGGGCAAATACCTTCAAGATGGAAGGGAGTCTGCATGGATGGATCTGACTTCAAGAAGTCCAATTGTAATAG gaagttgattggtGCAAGATACTATAACTTCCCAGGCTCACCAAGGGATATTTCTGGACATGGAACGCACACAGCATCTACTGCAGCTGGTTTAGCAGTCGCGAATGCTAGTTTTTATGGATTGGCAAGAGGGACAGCCCGAGGTGGGGCTCCTTCTGCTAGGATTGCAAGTTATAACATATGTTCAGAACGTGCAGGATGCACGGCTGATGCTATGCTGAAGGCCATTGATGATGCTATTGAGGATGGAGTTGATGTAATATCAATTTCAATGGGCTCAGATATTCAGTTGGGATTTTTACAAGATCCAGTTGCCATTGGAGCATTCCATGCTGAGCAAATGGGTGTGATGGTAATTTGCTCTGCTGGTAACGATGGTCCGGATGCTTACACAGTTTCTCACACAGCTCCATGGATCCTTACAGTTGCAGCTTCTAGTATTGACAGGGATTTTCAGTCCAGGGTGATGCTTGGCAATGGAAGAACTATTGAA GGATCTGCAATCAATTTTTCTAATCTCACTCGGTCCAAGATGTATCCGCTAGCACTTGGAGAGAATGTTGCCAGTAATAACACACTTGTATCAGATGCAAG GAATTGCGTTCCAGGGTCATTAGATTCCAAAAAAGCTTCAGGAAAGATAATCGTATGTGTTACCAGTAACAAAACTATTTGGAAAGAAGACAGGGCATATGCTGCAGAATCTGTCAAAGCCAGAGGGTTGATTTTAGTTGGCGAAAACGTAGAAGGTTATCTTTATAAGGCAGGTTCTTTTCCTTTCACTGAAGTTGAGAAGCATGCAGGGTATAAGATCTTTAACTACATCAAGTCCAGCAA GAAACCTGTAGCAACTATTCTTCCATCAGTTGATGTGTTGGGGATTAGACCATCACCAGTTGTTGCATCTTTCTCATCAAGAGGCCCAGGAAACCTTACAGAAAATATCCTCAAG CCTGATATAATGGCTCCAGGAGTTCATATTTTGGCAGCAATTCCTCCATTGAGTGATGAACCAGGTCTTCCCATTGGAAAGAAGCCATCAAAATTTGGCATTAAATCTGGGACTTCCATGGCTTGTCCCCATGTATCAGGGGCTGCCGCATTTATAAAATCagttcatcccaattggagtacATCAATGATCAGATCAGCTCTCATGACAACAG CAACCATTTCTAATAACATGGAAAAGCCATTGACAAACACCTCAGGTTACCCGGCAAGTCCACATGAAGCTGGTGTAGGAGAAATCAGCCCAGCCAGAGCTCTTGATCCAGGCCTAGTCTTCGAAACCACAGAAGAAGATTACTTGAATTTCCTTTGTTACTATGGATACTCAGAGACAAAAGTAAAGAAAATGACAAAGACAAAATTCAAATGCCCGAAGGGATCAAGCAAAGAGCTCATTACAAGTAGCATCAACCACCCATCAATCTCCGTAGGCAAGCTTGATCAAAAGCACCCTGCCCAGATCATTAGAAGGAAGATGACAAATGTTGGGTCTACAAATGCCTCGTATTATTCCAGAGTGTATGCTTCCAGGGGATTAACGGTGAACGTTTCTCCGAAGAAAATTAGTTTCAATGAGAGTAAGAGAAAGGCTTGGTTTAGAGTGTTGTTTGATGGTAGGAAAGCTCCCAAGGGTTATCATTTCGGATATGTAATGTGGTCTGACGGCCATCATAGAGCTCGTATCGTTTTTGCTGTTAATGTTCACTAA
- the LOC110645394 gene encoding CO(2)-response secreted protease isoform X2: MASFLLLLLFSFMSCPIFSSSAPLQTTKPYIVYMGSSWNDQKTEVGARIAESAHLHLLSSIIPSQKSERISLIHSYHHAFNGFSAMLTEDEASLLSGIWPESPSFNDDHMGQIPSRWKGVCMDGSDFKKSNCNRKLIGARYYNFPGSPRDISGHGTHTASTAAGLAVANASFYGLARGTARGGAPSARIASYNICSERAGCTADAMLKAIDDAIEDGVDVISISMGSDIQLGFLQDPVAIGAFHAEQMGVMVICSAGNDGPDAYTVSHTAPWILTVAASSIDRDFQSRVMLGNGRTIEGSAINFSNLTRSKMYPLALGENVASNNTLVSDARNCVPGSLDSKKASGKIIVCVTSNKTIWKEDRAYAAESVKARGLILVGENVEGYLYKAGSFPFTEVEKHAGYKIFNYIKSSKKPVATILPSVDVLGIRPSPVVASFSSRGPGNLTENILKPDIMAPGVHILAAIPPLSDEPGLPIGKKPSKFGIKSGTSMACPHVSGAAAFIKSVHPNWSTSMIRSALMTTATISNNMEKPLTNTSGYPASPHEAGVGEISPARALDPGLVFETTEEDYLNFLCYYGYSETKVKKMTKTKFKCPKGSSKELITSSINHPSISVGKLDQKHPAQIIRRKMTNVGSTNASYYSRVYASRGLTVNVSPKKISFNESKRKAWFRVLFDGRKAPKGYHFGYVMWSDGHHRARIVFAVNVH, from the exons ATGGCTTCATTTCTGCTACTGCTTCTTTTTTCCTTTATGTCATGCCCCATCTTTTCTTCCTCAGCACCACTTCAAACCACCAAG CCCTATATTGTTTATATGGGAAGTTCATGGAATGATCAGAAGACAGAAGTAGGTGCCAGAATTGCAGAATCAGCCCATTTGCATTTGTTGTCATCCATTATACCCAG CCAAAAGAGTGAAAGAATATCTTTGATCCATTCTTATCACCATGCTTTTAATGGGTTCTCTGCAATGCTTACTGAGGATGAAGCTTCCTTGTTATCTg GCATATGGCCTGAGTCTCCAAGTTTTAATGATGACCACATGGGGCAAATACCTTCAAGATGGAAGGGAGTCTGCATGGATGGATCTGACTTCAAGAAGTCCAATTGTAATAG gaagttgattggtGCAAGATACTATAACTTCCCAGGCTCACCAAGGGATATTTCTGGACATGGAACGCACACAGCATCTACTGCAGCTGGTTTAGCAGTCGCGAATGCTAGTTTTTATGGATTGGCAAGAGGGACAGCCCGAGGTGGGGCTCCTTCTGCTAGGATTGCAAGTTATAACATATGTTCAGAACGTGCAGGATGCACGGCTGATGCTATGCTGAAGGCCATTGATGATGCTATTGAGGATGGAGTTGATGTAATATCAATTTCAATGGGCTCAGATATTCAGTTGGGATTTTTACAAGATCCAGTTGCCATTGGAGCATTCCATGCTGAGCAAATGGGTGTGATGGTAATTTGCTCTGCTGGTAACGATGGTCCGGATGCTTACACAGTTTCTCACACAGCTCCATGGATCCTTACAGTTGCAGCTTCTAGTATTGACAGGGATTTTCAGTCCAGGGTGATGCTTGGCAATGGAAGAACTATTGAA GGATCTGCAATCAATTTTTCTAATCTCACTCGGTCCAAGATGTATCCGCTAGCACTTGGAGAGAATGTTGCCAGTAATAACACACTTGTATCAGATGCAAG GAATTGCGTTCCAGGGTCATTAGATTCCAAAAAAGCTTCAGGAAAGATAATCGTATGTGTTACCAGTAACAAAACTATTTGGAAAGAAGACAGGGCATATGCTGCAGAATCTGTCAAAGCCAGAGGGTTGATTTTAGTTGGCGAAAACGTAGAAGGTTATCTTTATAAGGCAGGTTCTTTTCCTTTCACTGAAGTTGAGAAGCATGCAGGGTATAAGATCTTTAACTACATCAAGTCCAGCAA GAAACCTGTAGCAACTATTCTTCCATCAGTTGATGTGTTGGGGATTAGACCATCACCAGTTGTTGCATCTTTCTCATCAAGAGGCCCAGGAAACCTTACAGAAAATATCCTCAAG CCTGATATAATGGCTCCAGGAGTTCATATTTTGGCAGCAATTCCTCCATTGAGTGATGAACCAGGTCTTCCCATTGGAAAGAAGCCATCAAAATTTGGCATTAAATCTGGGACTTCCATGGCTTGTCCCCATGTATCAGGGGCTGCCGCATTTATAAAATCagttcatcccaattggagtacATCAATGATCAGATCAGCTCTCATGACAACAG CAACCATTTCTAATAACATGGAAAAGCCATTGACAAACACCTCAGGTTACCCGGCAAGTCCACATGAAGCTGGTGTAGGAGAAATCAGCCCAGCCAGAGCTCTTGATCCAGGCCTAGTCTTCGAAACCACAGAAGAAGATTACTTGAATTTCCTTTGTTACTATGGATACTCAGAGACAAAAGTAAAGAAAATGACAAAGACAAAATTCAAATGCCCGAAGGGATCAAGCAAAGAGCTCATTACAAGTAGCATCAACCACCCATCAATCTCCGTAGGCAAGCTTGATCAAAAGCACCCTGCCCAGATCATTAGAAGGAAGATGACAAATGTTGGGTCTACAAATGCCTCGTATTATTCCAGAGTGTATGCTTCCAGGGGATTAACGGTGAACGTTTCTCCGAAGAAAATTAGTTTCAATGAGAGTAAGAGAAAGGCTTGGTTTAGAGTGTTGTTTGATGGTAGGAAAGCTCCCAAGGGTTATCATTTCGGATATGTAATGTGGTCTGACGGCCATCATAGAGCTCGTATCGTTTTTGCTGTTAATGTTCACTAA
- the LOC110645402 gene encoding uncharacterized protein LOC110645402 produces the protein MKQHHKLTVALCGIWAATLLYGEMLAFWVPSIWSCSWPHLHHSPLSSTNSTVKEVGAQSDYVKVAVLADPQLMDRTSLHLPPKSFALETAQFYTDLYMRRAFFSSILPFKPDVILFLGDYFDGGPYLSDQEWQESLHRFRHIFGMNAEGRYTDMQVYFIPGNHDIGYASINSHKPEVVRRYVEGFGIRNYRFTAGKVEFIAVDAQTLDGHPQENLASVTWEFVKNVSTDIQLVPRVLLTHIPLYRRDNTNCGPHRSSPIINQRISHSALSQEIMYQNYVTKESSYKLLELVKPALILSGHDHDQCTVIHESKFRSITEHTLGTISWQQGNLYPSFMLFSISNSANANVSTPEDALISQLCFLPWQTPIYIWYLSLFVLTLLTLLFWPTSGISLGHHLSGLMECIRLYSSMFRGGKEKNEDENCEYEMMWDAEGTMHLVKKAVDAPISRPSDKAAVERGNAVIRPTARKNTSHEMEISMNFEINTGVGNDPNIKLPHRTSKSKTMIIIQRLMRTFRMLTVIAAVNVPIYMMLLFKDWIDQ, from the exons ATGAAGCAACATCACAAGTTGACAGTGGCTTTGTGCGGGATATGGGCGGCCACTCTTCTTTACGGCGAGATGCTTGCCTTCTGGGTGCCCTCTATCTGGTCTTGTTCCTGGCCTCACCTTCATCATTCTCCCCTTTCATCTACCAATTCCACG GTCAAAGAAGTAGGAGCTCAAAGTGATTATGTAAAAGTTGCTGTCCTAGCAGATCCGCAG CTTATGGACAGAACCTCCCTTCACCTACCTCCGAAATCATTTGCTTTGGAGACTGCTCAATTTTATACTGATTTATACATGCGCAGGGCATTCTTTTCATCTATCCTACCTTTCAAACCTGATGTGATTTTGTTTTTGGGTGATTACTTTGATGGAGGCCCTTATTTATCAGATCAAGA ATGGCAGGAGTCCTTGCACCGATTTAGGCATATCTTTGGTATGAATGCGGAAGGCAGATATACAGATATGCAGGTTTATTTCATTCCTGGAAACCATGATATTGGCTATGCAAGCATCAATTCTCATAAACCAGAG GTTGTCAGACGATACGTAGAAGGATTCGGGATTAGAAATTATCGGTTTACAGCTGGTAAAGTGGAGTTTATTGCTGTCGATGCTCAAACTCTTGATG GTCACCCACAAGAAAATTTGGCTTCTGTGACTTGGGAGTTTGTAAAAAATGTTTCTACAG ACATTCAATTAGTTCCAAGGGTTTTATTGACCCATATTCCATTGTATCGGAGAGATAACACTAATTGTGGTCCTCACCGTAGTTCTCCAATCATCAATCAG CGGATTTCACATTCTGCTCTTAGTCAAGAAATAAT GTACCAGAATTATGTTACTAAGGAATCCTCATACAAATTGCTGGAGTTGGTCAAGCCT GCACTAATTTTATCAGGACATGATCATGACCAGTGTACAGTGATACATGAGTCAAAATTTAGGTCCATAACAGAG CACACTTTAGGGACTATAAGCTGGCAGCAGGGAAACTTGTACCCGTCTTTCATGCTATTTTCTATCAGTAACTCTGCAAATGCCAATGTGTCCACCCCAGAAGATGCATTAATTTCTCAACTATGCTTTCTTCCGTGGCAAACACCCATTTACATATG GTATCTTTCCCTCTTCGTTCTGACCCTACTTACTCTCCTCTTTTGGCCAACAAGTGGGATAAGTTTGGGGCATCACTTGAGTGGTTTAATGGAATGTATTAGACTCTACAGCAGCATGTTTAGAGGAGGGAAAGAGAAAAATGAAGATGAGAATTGTGAATATGAAATGATGTGGGATGCAGAAGGAACAATGCATCTTGTGAAGAAAGCAGTAGATGCTCCTATTTCTCGTCCAAGTGATAAAGCTGCAGTTGAAAG GGGGAACGCTGTGATACGGCCAACCGCAAGAAAAAACACATCTCACGAGATGGAGATTTCTATGAACTTCGAAATTAACACAGGTGTTGGAAATGATCCAAACATAAAATTACCACATAGAACAAGCAAATCAAAGACAATGATCATTATCCAAAGATTAATGAGGACTTTCAGAATGTTGACAGTCATTGCTGCTGTAAATGTGCCTATATACATGATGTTGCTCTTCAAAGACTGGATCGACCAGTGA